A stretch of Imperialibacter roseus DNA encodes these proteins:
- a CDS encoding NAD(P)-dependent alcohol dehydrogenase, whose amino-acid sequence MKAANWINYGPPEILKLTEREKPAAKDNEVLIKVMATTVNRTDCAMLRAKPFFMRLVTGLSKPRKQSTGTDLAGEVVAVGKAVESFQPGDRVFAFEDLGLSSHAEYTTFQADKAICTIPDNFSFADAAACIEGPHYAYYFLGKVNLQAGQNVLVNGASGAIGSATVQLCKYHGATVTAVCQGKDFDLVRNLGADELIDYTREDFTKTDQQFDHIFDAVGKSSFGKCKRLLKTGGVYMSSELGRNGENIFYSILTPLFGKKKVKFPIPLDKKESLLFIRQMMEEGKLKPVIDRQYKLEQLVEAFTYVETGQKTGNVILIPSE is encoded by the coding sequence ATGAAAGCAGCCAACTGGATCAACTATGGCCCTCCTGAAATACTGAAGTTGACGGAACGTGAGAAGCCCGCTGCCAAAGACAATGAAGTGCTGATAAAAGTGATGGCGACAACGGTCAACCGGACTGATTGCGCCATGCTCAGGGCCAAACCGTTTTTTATGCGCTTAGTCACAGGTTTAAGCAAACCACGCAAGCAGAGCACAGGCACAGATTTAGCTGGCGAAGTGGTGGCAGTAGGTAAGGCTGTTGAATCATTCCAACCTGGCGACAGAGTGTTTGCCTTTGAAGACCTTGGGCTCAGCTCACATGCTGAATACACAACATTCCAGGCAGACAAGGCCATTTGCACCATCCCCGACAACTTCAGCTTCGCCGATGCCGCTGCGTGTATTGAAGGCCCACACTACGCTTACTATTTTCTTGGCAAAGTCAATTTGCAGGCTGGTCAGAATGTATTGGTAAATGGGGCATCGGGCGCTATAGGGTCGGCCACTGTACAATTATGCAAATACCACGGTGCCACAGTGACGGCAGTGTGCCAGGGCAAAGACTTTGACCTGGTCAGGAACCTTGGTGCCGACGAGCTGATCGACTACACCAGGGAAGACTTTACAAAAACTGATCAGCAGTTTGACCACATTTTTGACGCTGTAGGCAAGAGCTCTTTTGGAAAATGCAAGCGCCTATTGAAAACAGGGGGCGTCTATATGTCTTCGGAACTTGGACGCAACGGTGAAAATATTTTCTATTCGATTCTCACGCCGCTCTTTGGCAAAAAGAAAGTGAAGTTTCCCATTCCTTTAGATAAAAAGGAGAGTCTGCTATTTATCAGGCAAATGATGGAGGAAGGGAAATTGAAACCTGTCATTGACAGACAATACAAGCTGGAGCAACTGGTTGAAGCTTTTACCTATGTGGAGACGGGGCAGAAAACAGGCAATGTTATTCTAATTCCCTCAGAATGA
- a CDS encoding NAD(P)-dependent alcohol dehydrogenase codes for MKAMIYTQYGASDVLRLEDVGKPIPKDDEVLVKVHAASLNSWDWDRLTGKPRIYRLLSGMGKPTLPILGADVAGVVVETGTQITKFKPGDEVFGDLSAGKWGGFAEYTCAKEEELTIKPASMTFEEAAAIPQAGGMALQALTEKRTIKAGDSVLINGAGGGVGTFAIQIAKSLGAHITAVDLTEKHAMLQSLGASRVIDHTKEDFTKQDRQYDLIVDVIATRSISDYKRVLKPGGVYTMIGGHLGTIFQVGLLGGLVSTKEKRLSILIQQPNKPLGAFIKLFEEGKVKPIIDKVYPLEELPEAFQRIGNGSVKGKVVITPHAG; via the coding sequence ATGAAAGCGATGATTTATACCCAATACGGCGCTTCCGATGTGCTTAGGCTGGAGGACGTCGGGAAGCCCATTCCAAAGGATGATGAGGTGCTTGTGAAAGTACATGCTGCCTCCCTCAATTCATGGGACTGGGACAGGCTCACTGGCAAGCCACGTATCTACCGGTTGCTAAGTGGCATGGGCAAGCCGACACTCCCCATCCTTGGTGCCGATGTGGCGGGTGTGGTAGTGGAAACCGGCACCCAAATCACAAAGTTCAAGCCTGGCGACGAGGTCTTTGGCGACTTGTCTGCCGGTAAATGGGGCGGCTTTGCTGAATACACCTGCGCAAAAGAAGAGGAGCTGACTATCAAACCAGCTTCCATGACATTTGAAGAAGCCGCTGCCATTCCTCAGGCCGGCGGCATGGCGCTCCAGGCTCTGACGGAAAAAAGAACCATAAAAGCTGGTGATAGTGTCCTCATCAATGGCGCCGGTGGTGGAGTGGGCACTTTTGCCATCCAAATTGCTAAAAGCCTGGGCGCCCACATAACGGCGGTGGATTTGACAGAAAAACACGCTATGCTGCAATCGCTGGGTGCGAGCCGTGTGATCGATCACACCAAAGAAGACTTTACTAAACAAGACAGGCAATATGATTTGATCGTCGATGTGATAGCCACCCGGTCGATATCGGACTACAAAAGGGTCTTGAAACCCGGCGGGGTATATACCATGATCGGAGGCCACCTGGGTACCATTTTCCAGGTGGGCTTATTGGGAGGCCTTGTATCAACAAAGGAAAAGCGACTAAGTATTCTTATACAGCAACCAAATAAGCCCCTGGGTGCTTTCATCAAATTATTTGAGGAAGGCAAAGTCAAACCGATCATCGACAAAGTGTATCCATTGGAGGAACTGCCGGAAGCGTTTCAAAGAATTGGTAATGGAAGTGTAAAAGGCAAAGTAGTCATCACTCCTCACGCCGGGTAA